The proteins below are encoded in one region of Berryella intestinalis:
- a CDS encoding cysteine desulfurase family protein, with protein MAVTVSENYAYLDWAATTPLCEEAVEAMRPYLVPGRRNIALNANANSLHAPGRAAFEALEYARRSFARDINAARPSEVIFTGGATEADNTAIIGLAQAAAAQRNRARQGSFEPHIVISSIEHEAVLSPAHRLKSLGFQVTRIDPDRSGFIRPDRLAAAIGQDTVLVSIQAANSEVGSLQPVAELARIAHDHGALFHTDAVQALGKVDFDVQKLDVDAASFAAHKICGPKGVGALYVRARVPFQDYLLGGGQEAGRRSGTQNVMGIAGFAAASRAAVELRADESARQRTLRDRLYSQLASIAGVTPTVSVAPGSEDYLPNIVHVLVEGYESETLVLRLDMKGFGVSGGSACSSHSLEPSHVLKSMGVDADAAYGALRISFGRFTTEADIDGFVAALRECLDWQ; from the coding sequence ATGGCCGTCACCGTTTCTGAAAACTACGCGTACCTCGACTGGGCCGCGACCACCCCGCTGTGCGAAGAGGCCGTCGAGGCAATGCGGCCCTACCTGGTGCCCGGAAGGCGCAACATCGCGCTCAACGCCAACGCCAATTCCCTGCATGCGCCCGGTCGCGCGGCGTTCGAGGCGCTCGAGTACGCGCGCCGCTCGTTCGCCCGCGACATCAACGCCGCCCGTCCGAGCGAGGTCATCTTCACGGGAGGGGCGACCGAGGCCGACAACACCGCGATCATCGGGCTGGCGCAGGCCGCGGCCGCCCAGCGCAACCGCGCTCGGCAGGGCTCCTTCGAGCCCCATATCGTGATCTCGTCCATCGAACACGAGGCCGTTCTGTCCCCGGCGCACCGTTTGAAGTCGCTGGGTTTCCAGGTCACGCGCATCGATCCCGACCGCTCGGGGTTCATCCGCCCCGACAGGCTGGCCGCGGCTATCGGGCAGGACACGGTCCTCGTGTCCATCCAGGCCGCCAACAGCGAGGTCGGCTCGCTTCAACCCGTCGCCGAACTGGCCCGCATCGCCCATGATCACGGGGCGCTGTTCCACACCGATGCGGTGCAGGCCCTCGGCAAGGTCGACTTCGACGTCCAGAAGCTCGACGTCGACGCCGCCTCGTTCGCGGCGCACAAGATCTGCGGCCCCAAGGGGGTCGGCGCGCTGTACGTGCGCGCTCGCGTCCCGTTCCAAGACTACCTGCTGGGCGGCGGCCAGGAGGCCGGGCGGCGCAGCGGCACGCAGAACGTGATGGGCATCGCGGGGTTCGCGGCCGCCTCGCGCGCGGCCGTGGAGCTGCGGGCGGACGAGAGCGCTCGCCAGCGCACCCTGCGCGACCGCCTGTATTCCCAGCTGGCCTCCATCGCGGGCGTGACGCCCACGGTCTCGGTTGCGCCGGGAAGCGAGGACTACCTTCCCAACATCGTCCATGTGCTCGTTGAGGGCTACGAAAGCGAGACGCTCGTGCTGCGCCTCGACATGAAGGGGTTCGGGGTGTCGGGCGGCTCGGCCTGCTCGTCTCATTCCCTCGAACCCAGCCACGTGCTGAAGTCGATGGGAGTCGATGCGGATGCGGCTTACGGGGCCCTGCGCATCTCGTTCGGGCGATTCACCACCGAAGCCGATATCGACGGTTTCGTCGCCGCGCTGAGGGAGTGTCTGGACTGGCAATGA
- a CDS encoding Asp23/Gls24 family envelope stress response protein — MSTVIPGELHVANDVLADMVGHAAAECYGVVGMTAPTNVPGIAKILPTSRLRRGVVVEAVEGGIHVDLYVVMEYGTNINTVSQNLVDQVSFVLKEYARVPLAGVDVHVQGVKVRK; from the coding sequence ATGAGCACCGTCATTCCCGGAGAGCTCCACGTCGCCAACGACGTGCTTGCCGATATGGTGGGCCATGCCGCCGCCGAGTGCTACGGCGTCGTCGGCATGACCGCACCCACCAACGTGCCCGGTATCGCCAAGATCCTCCCGACGTCCCGCCTGCGCCGCGGCGTGGTGGTCGAAGCCGTCGAAGGGGGGATCCACGTCGATCTGTATGTGGTCATGGAGTACGGGACCAATATCAACACCGTGTCCCAGAACCTGGTCGACCAGGTGTCCTTCGTGCTGAAGGAGTACGCGCGCGTTCCGCTCGCCGGAGTCGACGTGCACGTCCAGGGCGTCAAGGTCCGCAAGTAG
- a CDS encoding DAK2 domain-containing protein has product MSEYTANDTLNALAAASKGLSARKDEINRLNVFPVPDGDTGTNMSLTLESVIGNVARVPIGAPSADIYKAITTGALMGARGNSGVITSQILRGLCEGCAECSTFDTAALDTAFARAQEVAFQAVRKPVEGTILTVLRDIASAARQAHKKRLSLDDALEFVVGEAYASVQRTPEFLPVLKENNVVDAGGYGLAILVDGFVAALMGKEGGLKDEFAFARTDAPKVEIELINDWEGSEFRYCTEFLVHSDSVDVDAAREFLPTMGDCDLMVGMHPNFKVHVHSNRPDQVLQWFLTHDSQISEVHIHNMQLQSAERADKLASEQASQEAERKPYGFVAVASGAGNAKILKSLGVDVVVSGGQTMNPSTKDLLDSIASINADRVIVLPNNSNIIMAAQSACELADIPCGVVPTKTVPQAFSALFGFNEGCDLSANLESMTEAFSDVKTGEITRAVKDSRDAHGNPIASGDVIGIADGSIEAVGSDIAQVVMALLDAMEAEDADTLTLLAGEDFSDEEAAALVALIEEKYEDIEVESHRGEQPLYPVVFSVE; this is encoded by the coding sequence ATGTCTGAATACACCGCCAACGATACGCTCAACGCCCTCGCGGCGGCGAGCAAGGGGCTTTCCGCGCGCAAAGACGAGATCAACCGCCTCAACGTCTTTCCGGTGCCGGACGGAGACACCGGCACTAACATGTCGCTCACGCTCGAATCGGTCATCGGAAACGTGGCCCGCGTTCCCATCGGGGCCCCGTCGGCCGACATCTACAAGGCCATCACCACCGGCGCGCTCATGGGCGCGCGCGGCAACTCGGGCGTCATCACCTCGCAGATCCTGCGCGGTCTGTGCGAGGGCTGCGCCGAATGCTCGACGTTCGACACCGCGGCGCTCGACACCGCGTTCGCCCGCGCTCAGGAAGTTGCGTTCCAAGCGGTCCGCAAGCCCGTCGAGGGGACCATCCTCACCGTGCTGCGCGACATCGCCTCGGCGGCCAGGCAGGCGCATAAGAAGCGCCTTTCGCTCGACGACGCGCTCGAGTTCGTGGTGGGCGAAGCCTACGCTTCGGTTCAGCGCACGCCCGAGTTCCTGCCCGTTCTGAAGGAGAACAACGTGGTCGATGCCGGCGGGTACGGCCTGGCCATCCTCGTCGACGGCTTCGTCGCCGCGCTCATGGGCAAGGAAGGGGGGCTGAAAGACGAGTTCGCGTTCGCGCGGACCGACGCCCCCAAGGTGGAGATCGAGCTCATCAACGACTGGGAGGGCTCGGAGTTCCGCTACTGCACCGAGTTCCTCGTGCATTCCGATTCGGTCGACGTCGATGCGGCCCGCGAGTTCCTTCCCACCATGGGAGACTGCGACCTTATGGTGGGCATGCATCCGAACTTCAAGGTGCACGTCCATTCGAACCGCCCCGACCAGGTGCTCCAGTGGTTCCTCACCCATGACTCGCAGATCTCGGAGGTCCATATCCACAACATGCAGCTGCAAAGCGCCGAGCGCGCCGACAAGCTGGCTTCCGAGCAGGCCTCCCAGGAAGCCGAGCGCAAGCCCTACGGCTTCGTCGCCGTCGCGAGCGGCGCGGGCAACGCGAAGATCCTCAAGAGCCTGGGCGTCGACGTGGTGGTCTCGGGCGGTCAGACCATGAACCCGTCCACCAAGGACCTGCTCGACTCCATCGCCTCCATCAACGCCGATAGGGTCATCGTGCTGCCGAACAACTCGAACATCATCATGGCCGCCCAAAGCGCTTGCGAGCTGGCCGACATCCCGTGCGGCGTGGTTCCCACCAAGACGGTTCCGCAGGCGTTTTCCGCCCTGTTCGGGTTCAACGAGGGATGCGACCTTTCGGCCAACCTCGAATCCATGACCGAGGCGTTTTCCGACGTCAAGACCGGCGAGATCACCCGTGCGGTGAAGGATTCGCGCGACGCGCACGGCAACCCCATCGCCTCGGGCGACGTCATCGGCATCGCCGACGGGTCCATCGAGGCCGTGGGATCCGATATCGCTCAGGTGGTCATGGCCCTGCTCGACGCGATGGAGGCCGAAGACGCCGACACCCTCACGCTTTTGGCGGGCGAGGATTTCAGCGACGAAGAGGCTGCGGCGCTGGTCGCGCTCATCGAGGAGAAGTACGAGGACATCGAGGTCGAGTCGCATCGCGGGGAGCAGCCGCTGTACCCGGTCGTCTTCTCCGTCGAATAG
- a CDS encoding methylated-DNA--[protein]-cysteine S-methyltransferase: MERSNWCTYPMPHGPLTIAADDRGLTALAFGAVPLPGRNAPSALTNQAATEIQEYFAGKRRSFDLRLSLKGSAFQRAVWTEVCSIPYGEERTCEQLARLIGKPGSHRSVGTAVKSCPLPLIVPTHRVVGKNREPFGHDKSAQVRRGLLAFEQKTAQRS, from the coding sequence ATGGAACGGTCGAACTGGTGCACCTATCCCATGCCTCACGGCCCGCTGACCATCGCAGCCGACGATCGCGGCCTGACCGCGCTTGCGTTCGGGGCGGTGCCGCTTCCCGGAAGAAACGCGCCCTCGGCCCTCACCAACCAGGCCGCCACCGAGATCCAAGAGTACTTCGCCGGGAAAAGGCGCTCTTTCGACCTGCGGCTGTCGTTGAAGGGAAGCGCGTTTCAGCGCGCAGTATGGACCGAGGTGTGCTCGATCCCCTACGGCGAGGAGCGCACCTGCGAACAGCTCGCCCGCCTCATCGGCAAGCCGGGCTCCCACCGGTCGGTGGGGACGGCCGTCAAAAGCTGCCCGCTGCCGCTGATCGTGCCCACGCACCGCGTGGTCGGCAAGAACCGCGAACCCTTCGGTCACGACAAATCAGCCCAGGTAAGGCGGGGACTGCTGGCGTTCGAGCAGAAAACGGCGCAGAGATCCTAG
- a CDS encoding histidinol-phosphatase, translating into MSGLAMRELVDAHTHTELCGHATGSVSDLVRAACARGVSTLGITEHYPLSPAFDPNGDSAMPASELPSYLEAIERARVEHPGIEILAGCEFDWLGEADDRGIEPADLERFELVCASVHFIGTWPIDHPDLSMERWEVRGEADGIWRDYFSLWCDAAACTRLPFHVMCHPDLVKKFGIYPSFRVDALYDDAVDAVLASDRMIETNASGTFCPCAEVYPAPDLLKRFASAGVPCTVGSDAHCPENVGRGISEALRSMYAAGYRTVTVPTRDGDRREVELA; encoded by the coding sequence GTGTCTGGACTGGCAATGAGGGAGCTCGTAGACGCGCATACCCATACCGAGCTGTGCGGCCACGCGACGGGATCGGTGTCCGATCTGGTGAGGGCCGCCTGCGCTCGCGGCGTGTCCACGCTGGGCATCACCGAGCACTACCCGCTTTCCCCTGCGTTCGACCCCAACGGCGATTCGGCCATGCCCGCCTCGGAGCTCCCGTCCTACCTGGAGGCGATCGAGCGGGCGCGCGTCGAGCATCCTGGGATCGAGATCCTCGCCGGCTGCGAGTTCGATTGGCTGGGCGAAGCGGACGATCGGGGGATCGAACCCGCCGATCTGGAGCGCTTCGAGCTTGTGTGCGCGTCGGTCCATTTCATCGGCACCTGGCCCATCGACCATCCCGACTTAAGCATGGAGCGCTGGGAGGTGCGCGGGGAAGCGGACGGGATATGGCGTGACTACTTCTCGCTGTGGTGCGACGCGGCCGCGTGCACCCGTCTGCCGTTCCACGTGATGTGCCATCCGGATCTGGTGAAGAAGTTCGGCATCTACCCGTCGTTTCGCGTCGATGCGCTCTACGACGACGCGGTCGATGCGGTGCTCGCCTCGGACCGCATGATCGAGACGAACGCTTCGGGGACCTTCTGCCCGTGTGCCGAGGTGTATCCGGCGCCCGACCTGCTGAAGCGGTTCGCTTCGGCGGGCGTTCCCTGCACGGTGGGTTCCGATGCCCATTGCCCGGAAAACGTGGGGCGGGGAATCTCCGAGGCGCTGCGATCGATGTATGCCGCGGGGTACCGCACGGTGACGGTGCCGACGCGCGACGGTGACCGACGGGAGGTCGAACTGGCATGA
- a CDS encoding Nif3-like dinuclear metal center hexameric protein: MKNHLLREDELAAALTVGELERRLLELYPREDAESWDRTGLVVGDPGEPVSSVAIALDPTYAALCACREFGANVLITHHPLFIDPPQGFIAFGNGGDAAGTRVHAAARWNVSCLSFHTALDVSSDGARMLPWILDLEFDGIVVPSAREGRLGYGQLCTVRGDELDLRSLAVRCKRVFGRTPRVWGDPDTPVARVVTATGSAGNVIEGALAQGADCLVCGEVKYHDALDAQERGLSLVELGHDVSELPFCAVLAKAVASVGVDAESIHIYDQSSNWFTV; the protein is encoded by the coding sequence ATGAAGAACCATCTTCTGAGGGAAGACGAGCTCGCGGCGGCGCTTACCGTGGGTGAGCTGGAGCGCAGGCTGCTCGAGCTGTATCCGCGCGAAGACGCCGAGAGCTGGGACCGAACGGGCCTGGTGGTGGGCGATCCCGGCGAGCCGGTGTCGTCGGTGGCGATCGCGCTCGACCCGACGTACGCCGCGCTGTGCGCCTGCCGCGAATTCGGGGCGAACGTGCTGATCACCCATCACCCCCTGTTCATCGACCCTCCGCAGGGCTTCATCGCCTTCGGCAACGGGGGAGATGCGGCCGGCACGCGCGTGCATGCGGCGGCGCGCTGGAACGTGAGCTGCCTGTCGTTCCACACGGCGCTCGACGTGAGCTCCGACGGGGCGCGCATGCTGCCGTGGATCCTCGACCTGGAGTTCGACGGGATCGTCGTCCCCTCGGCGCGCGAGGGCCGGCTCGGATACGGGCAGCTGTGCACGGTGCGCGGCGACGAGCTGGATCTCCGGAGCCTCGCCGTGCGCTGCAAGCGGGTGTTCGGCCGCACTCCGCGCGTGTGGGGGGATCCCGATACGCCTGTTGCGCGCGTGGTCACCGCCACGGGATCGGCCGGCAACGTGATCGAGGGGGCCTTGGCCCAGGGTGCCGACTGCCTGGTGTGCGGCGAGGTCAAGTACCATGACGCCCTCGATGCGCAGGAGCGGGGGCTTTCGCTCGTCGAGCTCGGGCACGACGTGAGCGAGCTGCCGTTCTGCGCGGTTCTCGCCAAAGCGGTCGCATCGGTGGGCGTCGACGCCGAGTCGATCCACATCTACGATCAAAGTTCTAACTGGTTCACCGTATAG
- the rpmB gene encoding 50S ribosomal protein L28: MSKVCEICGKHPVAGHNISHSHRVTGRMFRPNIQKITIRDAKGRVRKANVCTSCMKAGKVERA, encoded by the coding sequence ATGTCTAAAGTTTGCGAAATCTGCGGTAAGCACCCCGTCGCCGGGCACAACATCAGCCACTCTCATCGCGTGACCGGGCGCATGTTCCGCCCCAACATCCAGAAGATCACCATCAGGGACGCGAAGGGCCGCGTTCGCAAGGCCAACGTGTGCACCAGCTGCATGAAGGCCGGCAAGGTCGAGCGCGCCTAA
- the rpe gene encoding ribulose-phosphate 3-epimerase, protein MFQPLRVAPSILSADFMNLSADIELVESADAGFIHVDVMDGHFVPNLTMGVPVVKQLKRIARIPLDVHLMVSNPLDQLPWFIEAGSDILTVHAEALGEGELERAVDLIRSSGAKACASLKPNTPASALDAVIDRLDMALVMSVEPGFSGQSYIEGSEDKVARIADMARAAGNEAMLIEVDGGISASTVERVAAVGADVMVCGNAFFKADDPAAELKRICDLGNAARRAAREA, encoded by the coding sequence ATGTTCCAGCCTCTGCGGGTCGCCCCGTCGATTCTATCGGCGGATTTCATGAACCTGTCCGCCGATATCGAGCTCGTCGAGAGCGCCGATGCGGGATTTATCCACGTCGACGTGATGGACGGGCACTTCGTCCCGAACCTGACGATGGGCGTCCCGGTGGTCAAGCAGCTCAAGCGCATCGCGCGCATCCCCCTCGACGTCCACCTCATGGTTTCCAACCCGCTCGACCAGCTCCCCTGGTTCATCGAGGCGGGAAGCGACATCCTCACCGTCCATGCCGAAGCGCTCGGCGAGGGCGAGCTGGAACGGGCGGTCGACCTCATCCGGTCGTCGGGCGCCAAGGCCTGCGCGTCGCTGAAGCCGAACACGCCCGCATCCGCGCTCGATGCCGTCATCGACAGGCTGGACATGGCGCTCGTCATGAGCGTCGAGCCGGGATTCTCGGGGCAAAGCTACATCGAGGGGAGCGAGGACAAGGTCGCCCGCATCGCCGATATGGCTCGCGCCGCCGGGAACGAAGCCATGCTGATCGAGGTCGACGGCGGCATCTCCGCATCGACGGTCGAGCGCGTGGCGGCGGTCGGCGCCGACGTGATGGTGTGCGGAAACGCCTTCTTCAAGGCGGACGACCCCGCAGCCGAGCTGAAGCGCATCTGCGATCTGGGAAACGCCGCCCGCCGCGCGGCTCGGGAGGCGTAG
- a CDS encoding zinc ribbon domain-containing protein has translation MQLRHEDMNNLMRLQRVDLDIARSKREFDELPARKEHASVRAKIAQVEQKARALASAQKQLTDSIAQAEAEDARLAEEQAGAQARIDAAGTDYRSIEVDSKKLRSLGDKRTACEKRLEKLYADSEKAAGLRRQIEEARSALASEDRRWSESLEAARAEYGKKADALADRRDDLASQLPADLLKRYAASVARGGGVGVGVLSEGKCGSCRTPLEHGKLIELRAHAPLGVCPNCGRLLIVAD, from the coding sequence ATGCAGCTGCGACACGAGGATATGAACAACCTGATGAGGCTCCAGCGCGTCGATCTGGACATCGCGCGTTCGAAAAGAGAGTTCGACGAGCTGCCCGCGCGCAAAGAGCATGCGTCCGTGAGGGCGAAGATCGCCCAGGTCGAACAGAAGGCCCGTGCGCTCGCCTCGGCGCAAAAGCAGCTGACCGACTCGATAGCCCAGGCCGAGGCCGAAGACGCCCGTTTGGCCGAAGAGCAGGCGGGCGCCCAGGCGAGGATCGATGCGGCGGGGACGGACTACCGCAGCATCGAGGTCGATTCCAAGAAGCTGCGCTCTTTGGGCGACAAGCGCACGGCGTGCGAGAAGCGCCTCGAGAAGCTCTATGCCGATTCCGAGAAGGCGGCGGGTCTGCGCAGGCAGATCGAGGAGGCCCGGTCGGCGCTCGCCTCGGAGGATCGACGCTGGTCGGAGTCGCTCGAGGCGGCGCGGGCGGAATACGGCAAGAAGGCCGATGCGCTGGCCGACCGCCGCGACGATCTGGCTTCGCAGCTGCCCGCCGACCTGCTGAAGCGCTACGCCGCATCGGTTGCGCGCGGAGGCGGTGTGGGAGTGGGCGTGCTCAGCGAGGGAAAGTGCGGCTCGTGCCGAACGCCCCTCGAGCACGGCAAGCTCATCGAGCTGCGCGCCCATGCCCCGTTGGGCGTGTGCCCGAACTGCGGGCGCCTGCTCATCGTCGCCGATTGA